One bacterium DNA segment encodes these proteins:
- a CDS encoding thrombospondin type 3 repeat-containing protein, protein MPTATSWLNLLGKCFHGAGMAIFAILLMTGVALGTGQPATQISQTSSPFRLVEDSPTESTAKLRISQSDFFDLRLGAVDRFVDVPVRDGEIVRLRMERFSIGAPDIKFLIGSSAGSIETERPDVIMYRGSIEGEPNSHAYLAFSSTGMSSGYIRTGSGETFYIAQTPQEAVKGWNGEIIVHSQAAGIDLPDGVVTCAVEPPSDFEPQGLAKRMAFAGRGMRMARIAIDTDQEYFQIFNDLSSAQSYALIVMGAVSDIYIRDFNMKMLVSYVRIWPSGGEPFEADNLGGFRTHWEFSEDPSPFNYVHLFSGRRDLSYGGVAYVGGTCSGSATYGISGFLNGSFPTPFNSPRNSNWDVIVVAHEMGHNSGTYHTHNGYTPTIDECGNGTPSRGSIMSYCHTFAGYTANTDLWMHTRVEEVVEAEFDALNCYKYDCNNNNISDEIDILSGSSFDTNSDGVPDECQDCNSNSILDPVEIAGGAPDLDANGIPDVCEADCNNNNRPDHYDIFLGSSADADGNNVPDECDPDCNNNNENDWVDVESGTSNDFDRNAIPDECQDCNNNSISDWIDLKRQYNLFVADQVQRIREFHQASGYPVRDIFLGAATAPYDAVFNNSNRLWVSDFNGNRIFRVDVDSATVSTFVSAGLGSLSAPTFMTVRPSNGNLIVSSSGNTRVIEYDQATGAVVATLVTPSHPGGLSQPYGVLISPSGTLVVASSGSNAVLEYNATTGVFIRVLVTSGSGGLSQPRGIAYLPNGDLLVASFGSNQVLQYNGSTGAFIRVFNDLQAPSSPFGVKVGPNGNVYVSENQLGGSTPRVIEFLPTGRYVRRVVRGNNSGLVNPAGFAFRPGSSLDCNRNNRLDVCDIATFASVDMNLNGTPDECETADTDGDGVVDGLDNCPALANASQQDLDFDGVGDPCDNCPTVQNKNQADSDSDGIGDACDNCPTIANPLQENADGDLQGDACDACVNSGDVDIDGICDDIDNCSSVANPNQADSDSDGMGDVCDVCPLDNVNDVDGDGVCGNIDNCPSIQNPSQADFDSDGRGDLCDNCPDIANPGQEDANSNGVGDACEALCGDVDASGSVTISDVVYLINFIFGGGPNPDPNAADVDCTNTITISDVVYLIAYVFGGGPSPCASCP, encoded by the coding sequence ATGCCCACAGCGACATCGTGGTTGAATCTACTTGGGAAGTGTTTTCATGGTGCCGGAATGGCGATTTTTGCCATTCTGTTAATGACAGGAGTTGCCCTGGGAACGGGTCAACCCGCCACCCAGATTAGCCAGACCAGTTCACCTTTCAGATTGGTCGAAGATAGCCCGACAGAATCGACTGCGAAGTTGCGTATCAGCCAGTCTGATTTTTTTGACCTGCGCTTGGGTGCTGTCGACAGATTCGTCGATGTCCCGGTGCGCGATGGTGAAATTGTCCGGCTGCGCATGGAGCGTTTCTCCATCGGTGCGCCTGACATCAAGTTCTTGATTGGTTCAAGTGCCGGTAGTATTGAAACCGAGCGACCGGACGTCATCATGTATCGCGGCTCTATTGAAGGTGAGCCGAACTCCCACGCCTATCTGGCATTCTCGTCTACCGGCATGTCCTCCGGATACATTCGTACCGGCAGTGGCGAGACTTTCTACATAGCACAAACTCCACAGGAAGCTGTCAAGGGTTGGAACGGCGAGATCATCGTCCATTCGCAGGCGGCCGGTATTGACCTCCCGGATGGCGTTGTTACTTGCGCGGTTGAGCCGCCGTCTGATTTCGAACCGCAGGGATTGGCGAAGCGGATGGCTTTTGCCGGTCGCGGAATGCGTATGGCGAGGATCGCGATTGACACTGATCAAGAGTATTTCCAGATTTTCAATGACCTCTCGTCGGCGCAAAGTTACGCTTTGATCGTCATGGGTGCGGTCAGCGATATCTACATTCGCGACTTCAACATGAAGATGCTCGTCAGCTACGTACGTATTTGGCCATCAGGCGGCGAACCATTCGAAGCTGATAATCTTGGCGGTTTCCGTACTCACTGGGAGTTCTCGGAAGATCCTTCACCATTCAACTACGTTCACCTATTCAGCGGTCGTCGCGACTTGTCATACGGCGGTGTGGCTTATGTCGGCGGCACTTGTTCAGGAAGCGCGACCTATGGAATCAGCGGATTCCTTAATGGCAGTTTCCCGACGCCGTTCAACTCGCCGCGCAATTCTAATTGGGATGTGATCGTCGTCGCGCATGAAATGGGGCACAATTCCGGAACATACCACACCCACAACGGCTATACGCCGACCATCGACGAATGCGGAAACGGCACGCCTTCGCGCGGGTCAATCATGAGCTACTGCCATACTTTTGCAGGATATACAGCCAACACCGACCTTTGGATGCACACCCGCGTCGAAGAAGTTGTCGAGGCTGAGTTTGATGCGCTGAACTGCTATAAATACGACTGCAACAATAATAACATCTCTGACGAAATCGACATCTTATCGGGCAGTTCGTTCGATACAAACAGCGATGGCGTTCCTGATGAATGTCAAGACTGCAACAGCAATTCGATTCTTGACCCGGTAGAGATCGCCGGCGGCGCTCCTGATCTTGATGCCAACGGCATTCCAGATGTTTGCGAAGCCGACTGCAATAACAATAACCGGCCGGATCACTACGACATCTTTCTCGGGTCATCGGCGGACGCCGATGGCAACAACGTCCCGGATGAGTGCGACCCGGACTGCAACAACAACAACGAAAACGACTGGGTTGATGTTGAGAGCGGGACATCCAACGATTTCGATCGCAACGCCATTCCCGACGAGTGTCAGGACTGCAATAATAATAGCATCTCGGACTGGATTGATCTCAAGCGGCAGTACAATCTCTTCGTAGCCGATCAGGTTCAACGCATTCGCGAATTCCACCAAGCAAGCGGATATCCCGTTCGCGACATTTTTCTTGGTGCCGCTACGGCGCCTTACGATGCCGTGTTCAACAACAGCAATCGGCTGTGGGTATCCGACTTCAACGGCAATCGCATCTTCCGAGTTGACGTAGATAGCGCGACCGTATCGACATTTGTAAGCGCTGGATTGGGATCGTTAAGCGCTCCAACATTCATGACCGTTCGGCCCTCGAATGGCAACTTGATCGTGTCATCAAGCGGCAATACCCGCGTCATCGAATACGATCAGGCAACCGGTGCGGTGGTCGCGACCTTGGTTACACCCTCGCATCCGGGTGGACTGTCCCAACCTTATGGCGTCTTGATTAGCCCAAGCGGCACTCTTGTGGTAGCGAGCAGCGGCAGCAATGCGGTGCTCGAGTACAACGCAACTACCGGCGTCTTTATCAGAGTGCTCGTCACTTCCGGTTCTGGCGGATTGAGCCAGCCGCGCGGAATTGCGTATCTGCCAAACGGCGACTTATTGGTGGCAAGTTTTGGATCGAACCAAGTGCTTCAATACAATGGCAGCACCGGAGCGTTCATTCGCGTTTTCAATGACCTGCAGGCGCCTTCAAGTCCATTTGGCGTCAAGGTCGGACCGAATGGAAACGTCTATGTTTCCGAAAACCAACTCGGCGGAAGTACGCCGAGAGTTATCGAGTTCCTGCCTACCGGTCGCTATGTCCGGCGCGTAGTTCGCGGTAATAACTCGGGGCTGGTGAATCCTGCAGGATTCGCATTCCGTCCGGGATCGAGTTTGGATTGCAACCGCAATAACCGCCTTGATGTCTGCGACATTGCGACTTTTGCTTCAGTCGACATGAACTTGAACGGAACGCCCGACGAATGTGAAACGGCTGACACGGATGGCGACGGAGTCGTTGACGGTCTTGATAATTGTCCGGCCCTTGCCAATGCGAGTCAGCAAGATTTGGATTTCGACGGAGTGGGCGATCCGTGTGACAATTGTCCGACAGTACAGAACAAGAATCAGGCAGATTCCGACAGTGACGGTATTGGTGATGCTTGCGACAACTGCCCGACAATTGCCAATCCGCTCCAGGAAAACGCCGATGGTGATTTACAAGGCGACGCCTGCGATGCTTGCGTGAACTCAGGCGATGTCGACATTGATGGTATCTGCGATGACATCGACAACTGCTCGTCGGTTGCCAACCCGAATCAGGCAGATTCCGATTCTGACGGAATGGGTGACGTCTGCGATGTCTGTCCGCTTGACAATGTCAATGATGTCGATGGCGACGGTGTCTGCGGCAACATCGACAATTGTCCTTCAATTCAGAATCCCAGTCAAGCCGATTTCGACAGCGACGGCAGAGGTGACTTGTGCGACAACTGTCCTGATATTGCCAATCCCGGTCAAGAAGACGCCAACAGCAACGGCGTTGGCGATGCTTGTGAAGCTCTTTGCGGCGATGTTGATGCCAGCGGCAGTGTGACGATTTCAGACGTGGTCTACCTGATCAACTTCATCTTTGGCGGCGGCCCGAATCCGGATCCGAATGCGGCTGATGTTGACTGCACAAACACGATAACGATCTCAGACGTCGTCTATTTGATCGCTTATGTATTTGGCGGCGGCCCCAGCCCATGTGCCTCCTGTCCATAG
- a CDS encoding acyloxyacyl hydrolase, with amino-acid sequence MQKSRRFLPAALLLAMSMFLSSLWSDCSAGVFRFREIAVEFGYGAGIENTKLLRLDAQWSFQPRLWRSDKIEVVGVGQLAFGMWKGDREITNLSATPILRLQGTSRSKTIRPYLEIGVGLHYISDIQMRRRVLSTNFQFGDHAGIGFEIGRANFIDFAYMFQHHSNASIKRPNSGINFHIIRVGYSF; translated from the coding sequence GTGCAAAAGTCAAGACGATTCCTTCCTGCGGCGTTGCTGCTCGCGATGAGTATGTTCCTCTCGTCGTTGTGGTCTGACTGCTCAGCTGGTGTATTCCGATTCCGCGAGATCGCCGTCGAATTCGGCTATGGCGCAGGAATAGAAAACACCAAACTGCTGCGTCTCGACGCTCAATGGAGTTTCCAACCGCGACTATGGCGAAGCGACAAGATCGAGGTCGTTGGTGTCGGTCAACTGGCGTTTGGAATGTGGAAGGGTGATCGCGAAATCACCAATCTCTCTGCGACTCCAATCTTGCGACTGCAAGGGACTTCCCGCTCCAAGACAATCAGACCGTACTTAGAAATCGGCGTCGGTTTGCACTATATCAGTGATATTCAGATGCGCCGCAGAGTACTCTCGACAAACTTCCAGTTTGGCGATCATGCCGGAATTGGTTTCGAGATTGGGCGAGCAAACTTCATTGATTTTGCATACATGTTTCAGCACCACTCCAATGCGAGCATAAAACGTCCGAATTCTGGAATCAACTTCCATATAATCAGGGTCGGTTACTCGTTTTGA
- a CDS encoding flippase-like domain-containing protein — MTKSKILNRIIQIVILAVIAYFMAPVFADSFRKFNPSEWKINYWLLIASLLLMQVVLYAQSAIWSTIVGFFGKSITYNKAFKIAYLAQLGRYLPGRIWQLFGMIYLAAKEGITKEEATVSFILSQLFATPPGLLIVVIYLFVLETATKYQDYIGFAWVGVAAMAAFLVVFLQPRWLHACINFATRLMRQTPVDFRLEKKVGMKVLIFYFVTWNLYGVSFYLFLLSILPGYDFSIVEIIGAWTLAYLVGYWAIVLPAGIGAREAALIILLAPIIGADRAGIAVIGARLWSMLGEVICTVLAWRVK; from the coding sequence ATGACGAAAAGCAAGATCCTCAATCGAATCATACAAATCGTGATTCTGGCGGTAATAGCCTACTTCATGGCGCCGGTATTCGCGGATAGTTTTCGCAAGTTCAATCCTTCTGAGTGGAAGATCAATTACTGGCTCCTGATTGCATCGCTCCTGCTGATGCAAGTGGTTCTTTATGCCCAGTCAGCTATCTGGTCAACTATAGTCGGATTTTTCGGCAAGTCGATCACATACAACAAAGCGTTCAAGATCGCCTATCTCGCCCAACTGGGACGCTATCTTCCCGGTCGTATTTGGCAGTTGTTTGGAATGATCTATCTCGCCGCCAAAGAAGGAATCACCAAGGAAGAAGCGACAGTCTCATTCATATTGAGCCAGTTGTTTGCGACTCCCCCGGGGTTGTTGATTGTGGTAATCTACTTGTTCGTACTCGAAACCGCGACCAAGTACCAGGATTATATTGGATTTGCCTGGGTTGGCGTGGCCGCAATGGCTGCGTTTCTGGTGGTGTTTCTTCAGCCGCGTTGGCTTCACGCCTGCATCAACTTTGCCACACGATTAATGCGGCAGACACCGGTCGATTTCCGCCTCGAAAAAAAGGTGGGAATGAAGGTGCTGATCTTTTATTTTGTCACTTGGAATTTGTACGGTGTCAGTTTCTATCTATTTCTGTTGTCGATCCTACCCGGATACGATTTCAGTATAGTCGAAATCATCGGCGCCTGGACATTGGCGTATCTCGTCGGCTATTGGGCGATAGTCCTGCCGGCGGGAATTGGTGCGCGAGAAGCCGCTCTTATCATCCTGTTGGCGCCGATAATCGGCGCTGATCGAGCAGGAATTGCGGTCATCGGTGCACGACTATGGTCGATGCTCGGAGAAGTTATCTGCACTGTCTTGGCTTGGCGAGTAAAGTAG
- a CDS encoding glycosyltransferase family 2 protein: MNEPSTKVSIIVVNYNTPELVRALIDSIKEFTRQIDYEVIVFNNGCRPNGKFAVGGKNVFVRIIDSEENLGFARASNAAVEASENPFLLFANSDCRIDSNVIPRLVKFLNENPDAAACSARTVSPDGQTHSPIRRFPTHKNIQSSRGAFIQRGDDYTLPADDSRKPVEAMAATFMLVRRELFKEVGGFDERYFMFVEDTDLCRKFHDLGKTVWYLGDISVHHIWGASTKQHRLKMKYHHHLSIWKYFRKHYPTEKFANLWLAVQLAGNLLLVTVSQLVNKESRHK; the protein is encoded by the coding sequence ATGAATGAGCCTTCCACAAAAGTCTCGATTATAGTCGTCAACTACAACACGCCTGAACTTGTGCGAGCCTTGATAGACTCAATCAAGGAATTCACCCGCCAGATCGATTACGAAGTTATCGTCTTCAACAATGGCTGCAGACCTAACGGCAAGTTCGCTGTCGGCGGCAAAAACGTCTTTGTGCGAATCATTGACTCTGAGGAGAATCTCGGGTTTGCCAGAGCCAGCAACGCCGCAGTGGAAGCGAGCGAGAATCCGTTCCTGTTGTTTGCAAACTCCGATTGCCGCATCGACTCCAATGTCATTCCGCGCCTGGTCAAGTTCTTGAATGAAAATCCGGATGCGGCAGCCTGCTCGGCGCGGACCGTCTCTCCCGATGGACAGACTCATTCGCCCATTCGCAGATTCCCGACGCATAAGAATATTCAATCTTCGCGCGGAGCATTTATCCAGCGCGGTGATGACTATACGCTTCCGGCAGACGATTCACGTAAGCCGGTCGAAGCTATGGCTGCGACCTTCATGTTGGTGCGGCGCGAGCTTTTCAAAGAGGTCGGTGGTTTCGACGAGCGGTATTTCATGTTTGTCGAGGATACCGATTTGTGCCGCAAATTCCATGATCTGGGCAAGACGGTATGGTATCTGGGCGATATCAGCGTTCATCACATTTGGGGCGCTTCGACAAAACAGCACCGGCTGAAGATGAAGTACCACCACCATCTCTCGATCTGGAAGTACTTCCGCAAACATTACCCGACGGAGAAGTTCGCCAATTTGTGGTTGGCAGTGCAACTTGCAGGTAATCTCCTATTAGTGACTGTGAGCCAACTCGTCAACAAAGAGAGTCGTCATAAGTGA
- a CDS encoding undecaprenyl/decaprenyl-phosphate alpha-N-acetylglucosaminyl 1-phosphate transferase, giving the protein MILTMSLIAGAALLLTLAITPPLRDLARRRNWLDIPKGRKRHSAPTPFVGGWVIFGVFWLGMGAALLTLPEFAKEFQPFLLPIFAAHLVVFVGNLIDDFTPLRARFKFAIQITAALILWSGGLQIHTFYIPFYGSIDLIWPLSILATTLWLILIMNAMNFVDGMDGLAGGLATLTAIGLLYTAIALNILVVKVMAILVIAVTLGFLRYNFPKATTFMGDSGSQSLGFVFAVAAIYCPIKSYTVVAMFVPLLTLGVPLAELVLTFFRRLFTGKSITRGDLRHSFHLLQTRGVGKLKIVLTFWAVAATLQIFAFTLFLFDRRIVFSILVLFMLIVAGWFLLLSRKEER; this is encoded by the coding sequence GTGATACTTACGATGTCGCTTATTGCCGGTGCTGCACTGCTTCTGACACTTGCGATCACACCGCCACTGCGCGATCTGGCACGAAGAAGAAACTGGCTCGACATACCGAAGGGCCGCAAACGCCATTCGGCGCCGACGCCATTTGTCGGCGGTTGGGTGATATTCGGAGTATTCTGGCTGGGAATGGGCGCTGCGCTTCTGACACTGCCTGAATTCGCGAAGGAATTTCAGCCGTTTCTGCTCCCGATATTCGCCGCTCACTTGGTTGTATTTGTCGGGAATCTCATTGACGACTTCACTCCCCTTCGTGCGCGATTTAAGTTCGCGATTCAGATTACTGCCGCATTGATTCTGTGGTCGGGGGGGCTGCAAATCCACACTTTCTATATTCCCTTCTATGGGTCAATTGATCTGATTTGGCCTTTATCGATCTTGGCAACGACCCTCTGGCTGATTCTAATCATGAACGCGATGAATTTCGTGGACGGTATGGATGGACTCGCCGGAGGACTGGCGACTTTGACGGCAATTGGCCTGCTCTACACAGCCATCGCACTGAATATCCTCGTCGTGAAGGTTATGGCGATTCTGGTAATAGCCGTAACCTTAGGGTTTCTGAGATACAACTTTCCCAAGGCGACAACATTTATGGGCGACTCTGGGAGCCAATCTCTGGGATTCGTATTTGCGGTTGCGGCAATTTATTGCCCGATTAAGAGCTACACGGTTGTAGCGATGTTTGTCCCTTTGCTAACTTTGGGTGTTCCTCTTGCCGAACTGGTGTTAACCTTCTTTCGACGCCTATTCACGGGGAAATCGATCACGCGAGGCGATTTGCGCCATTCATTTCACCTGCTTCAAACACGCGGAGTCGGTAAGCTCAAGATAGTCCTCACGTTCTGGGCCGTAGCGGCAACCCTGCAAATATTTGCATTTACTCTTTTTCTATTTGACCGTCGTATCGTATTCTCTATATTGGTGCTGTTTATGCTCATTGTAGCTGGCTGGTTTCTGCTTCTATCCCGGAAGGAGGAGCGGTAA
- a CDS encoding acetyl-CoA carboxylase carboxyltransferase subunit alpha — MAAGGFYLEFEKPIIELEKKIREMKEFSSGGGVELNSEIISLERKLEKLQSEIFSKLSRWQRVQLARHPKRPYTMDYIQLIFSDFLEIHGDRGFADDKAVICGFGKLEGEKVLIVGQQKGRDTKQKLERNFGMMHPEGYRKALRLMRTAARFGRPIVIFIDTPGAFPGVEAEERGQAEAIARNILEMFKLQVPIIIIIIGEGASGGALGIGIGDKVMMLENSWYSVISPEGCAAILWRDNAKAPDAAEALRLSATDLMQLKVIDKILPEFTGGVHRNHQLAGQIIKGELFASLEELKQLSTEELLRRRLEKFRAIGIYDEI, encoded by the coding sequence TTGGCTGCAGGCGGATTTTATTTGGAATTTGAAAAGCCAATCATAGAATTGGAGAAAAAAATCCGGGAGATGAAGGAATTCTCCTCCGGCGGTGGCGTCGAGTTGAATTCCGAAATCATTTCTCTGGAGCGAAAGCTTGAGAAACTCCAGTCGGAGATATTCTCCAAGCTCTCGCGCTGGCAGCGTGTACAATTGGCGCGTCATCCGAAGCGCCCGTATACGATGGATTATATCCAGTTGATTTTCTCTGATTTCCTGGAAATACATGGTGATCGCGGCTTCGCTGATGACAAGGCTGTTATCTGCGGATTCGGCAAATTGGAAGGCGAAAAAGTCCTCATTGTCGGTCAGCAAAAGGGTCGTGACACTAAACAAAAGCTTGAACGCAATTTTGGTATGATGCATCCTGAAGGCTATCGCAAAGCCCTCCGTTTGATGCGTACTGCTGCTCGTTTTGGACGTCCGATAGTAATCTTCATCGACACGCCCGGTGCATTTCCCGGTGTTGAGGCTGAAGAGCGCGGACAGGCAGAAGCCATCGCCCGCAACATTCTCGAAATGTTCAAACTGCAGGTGCCGATTATCATCATCATTATTGGTGAGGGCGCTTCGGGCGGTGCATTGGGTATCGGGATTGGCGACAAAGTCATGATGCTGGAGAATTCGTGGTATTCGGTGATTTCTCCCGAAGGTTGTGCCGCGATCCTGTGGCGTGACAACGCCAAGGCACCCGATGCGGCTGAGGCACTGCGCCTTTCCGCGACTGACTTGATGCAATTGAAAGTTATTGATAAGATTCTTCCTGAGTTTACCGGTGGAGTACACCGCAACCATCAATTAGCCGGACAGATCATCAAAGGCGAGCTGTTTGCATCGCTTGAAGAACTAAAGCAACTATCAACAGAAGAGCTATTGCGGCGGCGTCTGGAGAAATTCCGGGCAATCGGAATCTACGATGAAATCTGA
- a CDS encoding PTS sugar transporter subunit IIA, translating into MKLSKFCEEQLISFDLAATNKNEVIEELVELAGSSKLVKDKSLLLKDIVTRENLVTTGVGYGVAFPHAKTKATKGIVIAFGRSDKGVDFEAMDKQPVHLFFLIAAPEDAIGAHLKVMAHLSYLMKSEKNREKLMTVKSPGELLQIIDTIE; encoded by the coding sequence ATGAAACTGTCAAAGTTCTGTGAAGAACAACTAATCTCGTTTGATCTGGCGGCTACAAACAAGAACGAAGTCATCGAAGAGCTCGTTGAACTGGCCGGCAGCTCGAAGCTGGTCAAAGATAAGAGCCTGTTGCTCAAAGACATCGTCACGAGAGAGAACCTGGTAACAACCGGCGTCGGCTACGGCGTTGCGTTCCCGCATGCCAAGACGAAAGCCACCAAGGGAATCGTGATCGCATTTGGACGCTCGGACAAGGGTGTTGATTTTGAAGCGATGGACAAACAGCCGGTGCACCTGTTTTTTCTGATTGCGGCTCCTGAAGATGCAATCGGTGCACACTTGAAAGTAATGGCACATCTCTCGTACTTGATGAAGTCCGAAAAGAACCGCGAGAAATTGATGACAGTAAAGAGTCCCGGAGAGCTGCTCCAGATTATCGATACGATTGAATAA
- the mreC gene encoding rod shape-determining protein MreC: protein MKWTTGRLYRNRKLLLTVSGLLIPLLLSAFLIGEKTFVTSIIHGFFYSPFWAVSNKVTSLLDVYDANVDLQAEIVRLKFEEKRNELDRVENKRFREMLAVVPRDGYRIIPADVVAFDQGRRLSTAVIRAGEDLQRFRPVVDEHGIVGKVSSSSGRVATVSLMVGPNCRVAARDSRTQALGIVKWYSGRGLYFDDVSLDADVEQGDTIVSSGLGGVFPEGINIGVVDTIEVSSSAFFKQIRVEPFVDFGALDVVMIMEPLEATTGGF from the coding sequence ATGAAATGGACAACCGGTCGCTTATATCGCAATCGCAAGCTCCTGCTCACAGTATCAGGACTGCTGATTCCGCTCTTGCTGTCAGCTTTCCTGATTGGTGAAAAGACATTTGTAACTTCAATCATTCACGGTTTCTTCTATTCTCCCTTTTGGGCCGTCTCAAACAAGGTCACATCACTTCTCGATGTCTACGACGCAAACGTCGATCTGCAAGCTGAGATAGTCCGGCTTAAATTCGAAGAAAAACGCAACGAGCTTGATCGCGTAGAGAACAAGCGCTTCCGCGAAATGCTCGCCGTTGTTCCCCGCGACGGCTATCGAATTATACCGGCTGACGTGGTTGCCTTTGACCAGGGGCGCAGGCTTTCGACAGCGGTAATTCGTGCCGGCGAAGACTTGCAGAGGTTCCGGCCAGTGGTTGATGAGCACGGTATCGTCGGAAAAGTCTCCAGCTCATCCGGGCGTGTTGCAACAGTGTCTCTCATGGTCGGCCCCAACTGCCGGGTGGCAGCGCGCGATTCCCGCACGCAGGCGCTCGGTATCGTCAAGTGGTACTCAGGTCGCGGCTTGTACTTTGACGATGTTTCGCTTGATGCCGATGTCGAGCAAGGCGACACAATCGTATCCTCGGGGCTTGGCGGAGTGTTTCCAGAAGGCATCAACATTGGAGTTGTCGACACCATCGAAGTCTCGTCTTCAGCATTCTTCAAGCAAATTCGCGTTGAGCCGTTTGTAGATTTCGGCGCACTCGACGTCGTGATGATTATGGAACCACTGGAGGCGACAACCGGTGGTTTTTAG